The Entelurus aequoreus isolate RoL-2023_Sb linkage group LG04, RoL_Eaeq_v1.1, whole genome shotgun sequence nucleotide sequence atctttgttcagcaggagtcttaTTGTCGTTTTaagaaagtgtcattaaatagttgtccaacttttgtttcagaaataaaaatagaaaaaatgacccgaaatgtgtttttgatttgcatttaggaattggaaatagaataaaCGGAAAGTACACGGAccttaaaatactgcttccggttcaatttttcatcacacagataaacaagcATTTTGGCATTTTGAATgaacatatattcgatttttttgtttatctggaaaactaaaaatccataaaaggaaatcaactattttttgtttgttttaaaatctgccataatataatacaaaaacggccctaattttgtttttcgatttgcgtttcagaattggaaatacaatgacagaaggtacacggacctaaaACATTCAGTGGCCGTCTATACTAATActctggtccatccatccatcttctaccgcttattcccttcggggtcgcggggtgcgctggagcctatctcagctacaatcgggcggaaggcggggtacaccctggacaagtcgccacctcatcacagggcggacacagatagacagacaacattcacactcacattcacacactagggccaatttagtgttgccaatcaacctatcccaggtgcatgtctttggaggtgggaggaagccggagtacccggagggaacccacgcagtcacagggaggacatgcaaactccacacagaaagcagacgcactaacccctctgccaccgtaatACTCTGGTATCATTCTTAATTTATGCCATGGTCTCAATGGCGCTTGCTTGTGACGTCACTGTCATGCGCCTGCGCGGTAGATCGTTTCCGCGGTCTTGCTTTGTTGACATGCTACACTGCTACGCTACAGTCTTTACTGAGCGAACTTTTCCGTGTTTTTAGTGAACATGGTGACCCCAAAACCTCTCAACATTAGTTCCGTGCCTATTGACGGCTTCAGCAATTTAAGAATTACGTCAATATGGACTTTCCTCTTGTCTGTAAGTTCAACTCTGTCGCCCAATtgaacatgctagcatgctaggagTAAAGCGTGGCGCATCGCTACTCCACACAATACATTTAGTTTTATCATTTACATTTTTGTCTGTTTTAGGTGCAGTGGTCAGAGCCCTGGCTTATTGGCTGTTTAGTGTTCCACTGTATGTGTCTGTGCCTGACTGTGTTGACGTGCAAGTATTACAGAGCTCAGATTTGCCACTTCCTCTTCATAGGTAAGTGAAAAACAATTGTTGTGTTGGTTGTAATGTGCTGGGGGCATTCCAGGTGGGAGGTTCAACAAACTCTGAATTTCAACTCAAGGCCTGGGTTGAtttatatataaaggtttattttaaatagggacagatacagaaacatagacatctgaaacagttatccaatgtatgcatcatagtgtttgtagccaaagctaatttacaacacttgtccctaacaacaacaacacagatccaacatcattaaaatgggaaaaagaaagaataaggcaaagatgagtcgataataatgataatagtaataatttctaatccatttctctgttttcaattgttgatgactgatgataatcaaccaaacctaacccccccccccccccccggattgtaaataattcaatgtgattatcttgtgtgatgactgtattatgatgatagtatatatctgtatcatgaatcaatttaagtggaccccgacttcaacaagttgaaaaacttattcgggtgttaccatttagtggtcaattgcacgtaatatgtacttcactgtgcaacctactaataaaagtctcaatcaatcaatcaatcaatacagacaaagtgcaaactagataaaaaacaataataataataacacagacaaagtgcagactagataaaaaccaattagtaaaaattagtaaaaactaaacatgggaacatgaTTGTTTctcaactagccacaattttgtttgttttttgaaagtgacaagtgcaggtatacctttcaaagtgtcaggtagagagttccatagttgtggtccttttattgaaaaggcagtctgggcaaaatatgttctacggaatggaacgcaaTAGTTGCCTTTTGACCTTTACCTGCGGATGGGGAACTTTTCAGTGTCTGGTCCTAAACAGCTGATCTGAGTTAGATCAGTATCCCGAGTATGTTGACTATGAGCTAAGACCATAATAAAAATCCATGATCAATGAATGATTCCACCATTCAGCATAGCAACTGTGGATAGAAaagtatggaagtagaattgtctcacatcaacttatatatatgaaaatgatattaatacatatccatatattaataaatatacaaatacaaatgtgatataaaaatatataaatcattcgtataaataaacgcgtatttgtaaatatatttttgagacttgaaaatatatacaaataaaatttataaatataaatatgtgacatacaaataaatgaagaatttgtataaataaacgtccgtccatccatcttcttccgcttatccgaggtcagatcgcggggtcagcagcctaagcagggtagcccagacttccctcttcccagagaatccagaggcgttcccaggccagccgggagacatagtcttcccaacgtgtcctgggtcttccccgtggcctcttactggtcggacatgccctaaacacctccccagggaggcgttcgggtggcatcctgaccagatgcccgaaccacctcatctggctcctctcgatgtggaggagcagcggctttactttgagctcctcccggatggcagagcttctcaccctatctctaagggagagccccgccacccggctgaGGAAACTCATctcagccgcttgtacccatgatcttgtactttcggtcataacccaaagctcatgaccataggatgggaacgtagatcgaccggtaaattgagagctttgccttccggctcagctccttcttcaccacagcggatcgatacagcgtccgcattactgaagacgccgcaccgatccacctgtcgattcaccagtcgatctcacgatccactcttccctcactcaaataaacatgtatttgttcatatatttttgagatttgaatataaatatgcttgattttgtatttgtatttgtattgaatttgcatatgtggatcgcttttttgcttttgtgtcgatgagacattcctcccacaaaccagatgcacaaataaatgtgacctacacacttccctgaacaaccagcagagggcactgcagcctgaGCGTgcagacatggtcagacactggcgagccaatcagaggcacaccAGGGAGGGTCATATTACGTCATGACTTTTGGCatgatttgacacacattgcactgataagagatcagtatctacatcagGACAAagtcattaaacggcattgatacagtaaaataagcagctagcacggtctttcagattaactggatgaattagcattagctaatacaacgctaatgttagctatctcAGACCCATTGTGCGTTGTCCCTGTAAAGACGcggattgtttttgtgcagagaactccgggcattttgcatataatgcagaaaatgctctgtgacccagaccgctctggctgcagtgccctctgctggttattcaggggagtgtgtaggtcacatttttttgtgcacctggtttttgggaggaatgtctcattgacacaaaagcaaaaaagaaagccacatatgcaaattcaatacaaatacaaaatcaagcatatttatattcaaatctcaaaaatatatttacaaatacatgtttatttatacaaattcttgatttatttgtatgtcacatttttatttttatatcttttcaaatctaaaaaatatatgAACAAATATGTGTTTgttaatataaaatatttatttgtatatcaaatttgtatttgtatatttattaatatatgcatatgtatcaaTATCATATTgctatatataagttgatgtgagacaattctacttccatagaaAAGGCGAGTATGAACACTTACTTGAAATAAAagtaatacagtaaaataatattagaCTGAAGTGACAGACAATTACTACCAGAGTCAATTCTTAAGTTGAAATGTAATAGTTTATTGATTTAACGTTTAATCACATTTCCTTATTAGCCCACGGGGGGGGGGAAAAAGGCAGAGGATTGTTGTCTCATTTTAATTTAGGTGCAGTCCAACCTGAAAAAAAACACATGGAGACAGCTgaaaataatatcaataattatatttcacatgtaaagTCAATGCAAAGTAAATATCATTGACTGGTgtagacatatatgtatatatatatatatatgtgtgtatatatatatatgtgtatatatatatatatgtgtatatatatatatgtgtgtatatatatgtatgtatatatatatatatatatatatgtatgtatgtatatgtatgtcttaattagagtatccaaaaaaatagtgctcaataccgtggtaaagcgcaatatatgtatgtgtggaaaaaaaccaCCAGACTACTTCAtcgctacaggcctgtttcatgaggagttccctcaatcatcaggagatttaaaaaaaaaaaataatctcctgatgattgagggaacccctcatgaaacaggcctgtagcgatgaagtagtcttgtgattcaaagtttatttatatatcccttaatcacaaatgtctcaaagggctgcacaagccacaacgacatcctcgactcagatcccacatcagggcaagaaaaaactaaaaccaATGGGAACaattgagaaaccttggaggggaccgcagatgtgggaacctcaccaatgcgcatttggaagaatggtcgaaaattcctataaacatactctgcaaccttgtggacagccttcccagaagagttgaagctgtaatagctgcaaaaggtggaccgacatgcTTTCTGGAATACCCGCCTGCACCATGATGATATTTACTTTTTCCAaagaaaatatgaatgtaagaaatataaataacatacAATATAAACATAGGGGCGAATCTCTCATTACGATACAATGCTGTAAACTGCAACCACTATCATCATTATCTTAACatgggcgtggcgaagttggtagagtggctgtgccagcaatcggagtgttgctggttactggggttcaattcccaccttctaccttcctagtcacgtccgttgtgtccttgggcaagacacttcaccatttgcctctgatggctgctggttagcgccttgcatggcagctcccgccatcagtgtgtgaatgtgtgtgtgaatgggtaaatgtggaaatactgtcaaagcgctttgagtaccttgaaggtagaaaagcgctatacaagtataacccatttatcatttaacatttaacatagGCTGGAATTTGCATAATGTGCAGGTGTTCTTAATGTCATGGCCTGGCCATTTCTGTGACTTATTAGCTGATATGTCACCACAGTTGCCTTGGTGTACAGTGCTGAATATTTGAACGAGCTGGCAGCCATGAACTGGAGGTAAGTTTGTGATATTCCCACCATGTGTTTAATGCACACAatcctgtgtgtgtttttgtgttcatGTATAATCAGACACTCGTCTATTGCAGGTCTTTTTCCCAATTCCAGTACTTTGATTCCACGGGAATGTTCATATCGCTTGTCTTCTCTATTCCGCTTCTCTTCAATGCAGTTATCATTGTGGTGAGTAATACTATCCTTTTAACACTTTGTCTCACAttaagtgtgtttaaaaaaaaccgTGTTGTCTACAGATGGTGTGGGTGTACAGGACCTTCTCCACCATGGTCGAGCTGAAGACACTGCAACTCAAGCGAAAAACACGCCGAGAGAACAGAGCCAAAAATGACTGATCCTTGTGTTTGTGTCAATAAATGGGCTTCACTGACAGATTCTAAATGCAAGACCTTCGCTCATTCCTTGTTTTTTAAAGTAGTTAACGTCAGAAGGGCCTGTGTTTCTTTCTACAGTAAATAGTTGAAAGGATTATGGTTATGGTGtacgtttatttcaaacatgcaatgTGAAACATATAATTTATGTCTCTTTAaaacatgtccgaaaagaagaCCAACTGTTTTGTATATATAAggatattttatattttgttcagttgcaaaaataaagtattttaagAAACTCATCACTCAATGTTGCTTCTTGTAAACCATCATTACATTTACAGCACTGTATAAAAGTCATTAGATTTGTTGATTTTGTAATGATGTAATAGCAATATAACAGAtattaagtacaaaacccaaaaccagtgaagttggcatgttgtgtaaatggtaaataaacaacactcagtaaacgtttgggaactgaggttggcatgttgtgtaaatggtaaataaacaacactcagtaaacgtttgggaactgaggagaccaatttttgaagctatcaggaggaattctttcccattcttgcttgatgtacagcttaagt carries:
- the LOC133648491 gene encoding transmembrane protein 18-like, giving the protein MVTPKPLNISSVPIDGFSNLRITSIWTFLLSVQWSEPWLIGCLVFHCMCLCLTVLTCKYYRAQICHFLFIVALVYSAEYLNELAAMNWRSFSQFQYFDSTGMFISLVFSIPLLFNAVIIVMVWVYRTFSTMVELKTLQLKRKTRRENRAKND